One window of the Wolbachia endosymbiont of Encarsia formosa genome contains the following:
- a CDS encoding PAAR domain-containing protein, whose product MNKGIVRSGDYCGEAIPHFCISGSNNVFVNGKSICRQGDSFSEGKVMIQGSKTVFANGYGVGRVGDIVSCGFKVVKGSESVFFAK is encoded by the coding sequence TTGAACAAAGGAATAGTGAGGTCAGGAGACTACTGTGGAGAAGCTATACCACATTTCTGCATTAGCGGAAGTAATAATGTTTTTGTAAACGGTAAGTCAATATGTAGACAAGGAGACAGTTTTAGTGAAGGAAAAGTAATGATTCAAGGATCAAAAACAGTGTTTGCAAATGGTTATGGTGTAGGAAGAGTAGGAGATATAGTTTCATGTGGGTTTAAAGTAGTAAAAGGAAGTGAAAGCGTCTTTTTTGCAAAATAG
- a CDS encoding head decoration protein: protein MISITEGNNLGDLLKYEVSNLYSRDQITVAKGQNLKLGGVVAKKTEDGFIRVLNPAGTDGTQTAIGVIASDVNATENTKAVIITRIAMLADHAVVWPANITEEQKTSAIKQLEGRGIIIRKGV, encoded by the coding sequence ATGATAAGTATAACTGAAGGAAATAATTTAGGAGATCTTCTGAAATATGAAGTGTCCAATCTATATTCAAGAGACCAAATAACAGTAGCTAAAGGTCAAAATCTTAAGCTTGGTGGAGTAGTTGCCAAAAAGACGGAAGATGGTTTTATTAGAGTACTTAATCCTGCTGGAACAGATGGCACACAAACAGCGATAGGTGTAATAGCAAGCGATGTAAACGCAACGGAAAACACCAAAGCAGTAATCATTACACGTATAGCAATGCTAGCTGATCATGCAGTTGTCTGGCCAGCAAATATCACTGAAGAGCAGAAAACTTCAGCAATAAAGCAACTTGAAGGACGAGGGATCATTATCCGCAAAGGAGTTTAA
- a CDS encoding major capsid protein gives MQNPFTNTAFSMTALTNAMNILPINYGRVENLNLFPSRSVRFRHITIEEHNGVLSLLPTQVPGAPATVGKRGKRKVRTFTIPHIPHDDVVLPEEVQGIRAFGSESELKALEDVITDHLQLMRNKHAITLEHLRVGALKGIILDADGSELLNLYNEFEITPKVVNFALGTATTDVKRKCLEVLRHIEDNLSGEYMTGVHALVSPEFFDALTSHAKVKEAYERWQEGAALRNDMRSGFTFCGITFEEYRGQATDPEGTVRRFIEKDIGHCFPLGTASTFTTYFAPADFNETVNTLGQPLYAKQEPRRFDRGTDLHTQLNPLPMCHRPGVLIKVAIA, from the coding sequence ATGCAAAATCCATTTACAAATACAGCATTTAGCATGACGGCACTAACTAATGCGATGAATATATTGCCGATAAATTATGGACGAGTTGAAAATCTAAATTTGTTTCCAAGTAGGTCAGTAAGATTTAGACATATCACCATAGAAGAACATAATGGAGTTTTAAGTCTACTACCAACACAAGTTCCAGGAGCACCAGCAACAGTAGGAAAAAGAGGAAAAAGAAAGGTAAGAACATTTACGATTCCACATATTCCACATGATGATGTAGTGTTACCAGAAGAAGTGCAAGGAATAAGAGCATTTGGATCAGAAAGTGAACTTAAAGCGCTGGAGGATGTAATAACTGATCATTTGCAGCTAATGAGAAACAAACATGCAATAACGTTGGAGCATTTGCGAGTGGGAGCGCTGAAGGGAATTATTCTTGATGCTGACGGGTCAGAATTATTAAATCTTTACAACGAGTTTGAAATAACACCAAAAGTAGTAAATTTTGCCCTTGGAACAGCAACAACTGATGTAAAGCGTAAGTGTCTGGAAGTACTCCGGCATATAGAAGATAATCTAAGTGGTGAATATATGACAGGAGTACATGCCTTGGTAAGCCCTGAGTTTTTTGATGCACTCACTTCTCATGCTAAAGTGAAAGAAGCATATGAAAGATGGCAAGAAGGAGCAGCGCTAAGAAATGATATGAGATCAGGATTTACGTTCTGTGGAATAACATTTGAGGAATATAGAGGACAAGCAACAGATCCTGAAGGAACCGTGAGAAGATTTATAGAAAAAGATATAGGTCACTGTTTTCCACTAGGAACAGCGAGCACATTTACAACATATTTTGCACCAGCAGATTTTAATGAAACAGTGAATACTCTTGGACAGCCACTATATGCAAAACAAGAACCAAGGAGGTTTGATAGAGGAACTGATTTACATACGCAGTTAAATCCTCTGCCAATGTGTCATAGACCTGGCGTATTAATAAAAGTCGCTATAGCGTAA
- a CDS encoding GPW/gp25 family protein, with protein MKGMDAKTGKALEEIDHLKQSIIDILTTPVNSRIMRRSYGSRLFELVDKPINRDLTLEIYAATAEALGKFERRFKLEKVKIEGVKEGRVTLNLEGVYLSEGKFININGVVV; from the coding sequence ATGAAGGGTATGGATGCTAAAACAGGAAAAGCGTTAGAAGAAATAGACCATCTTAAACAATCAATTATTGATATATTAACCACTCCAGTAAACAGTAGAATAATGAGGAGAAGTTATGGTTCAAGGCTATTTGAATTAGTTGATAAACCGATAAATAGAGATTTAACACTTGAGATATATGCAGCAACAGCAGAAGCACTGGGGAAATTTGAGAGGAGATTTAAGTTAGAAAAAGTAAAAATTGAAGGAGTAAAAGAAGGGAGAGTAACATTGAATTTAGAAGGTGTCTATCTTTCAGAAGGTAAGTTCATAAATATTAATGGAGTAGTTGTTTAA
- a CDS encoding phage tail protein codes for MFDIKTNNNINEIISNIERKEQKIRLASIKALNKTAIWLKSQAAKEISEEKRIKLSLIRKRLRIFKAKTSRLEVLIRANLYDIRASTIGKIQKIRRGSKVGKHEFIGGFAAVMPKGNSGIFKREGRAALPIKEVKLPLEPEASKVIRDLVNYEVEKVFEKFFERDITENV; via the coding sequence GTGTTTGATATAAAAACTAATAACAATATTAATGAAATAATCTCCAATATTGAAAGAAAAGAGCAGAAAATAAGACTGGCATCTATAAAAGCGCTGAACAAAACAGCAATATGGCTAAAATCACAAGCAGCTAAGGAAATCAGTGAGGAAAAGAGAATAAAATTAAGTTTGATAAGAAAGAGATTAAGAATTTTTAAGGCGAAAACTAGCAGATTAGAAGTGTTAATTAGAGCAAATCTCTATGACATTAGAGCATCGACAATTGGTAAAATACAAAAAATAAGAAGAGGATCGAAAGTAGGAAAGCATGAGTTTATAGGAGGATTTGCAGCAGTTATGCCAAAAGGAAATAGCGGTATTTTTAAGCGTGAAGGAAGAGCAGCATTGCCAATAAAGGAAGTTAAATTGCCATTGGAACCAGAAGCATCAAAAGTAATAAGAGATCTTGTTAATTATGAGGTTGAGAAAGTGTTTGAAAAGTTCTTTGAGCGTGATATTACAGAAAATGTATGA